A genome region from Cucumis sativus cultivar 9930 chromosome 4, Cucumber_9930_V3, whole genome shotgun sequence includes the following:
- the LOC101204410 gene encoding histone acetyltransferase TAP1, with protein sequence MMSHKLFAASSPCQVVLLDCNSNGSKSLLVPRNLMNYGLTRVSRRLKVCRLRAGFWESIKSGILNNNNTQVVEPPSTLQEEEEEPLPEEFVLTETTLPDGNIEQIIFTSGGDVDIYDLQALCDKVGWPRRPLPKLAAALRNSYMVAALHSTLKSPVSEENTQKKLIGMARATSDHAFNATIWDVLVDPSYQGQGLGRALIEKLIRALLQRDIGNITLFADSQVVEFYRNLGFEPDPEGIKGMFWYPRH encoded by the exons ATGATGTCTCACAAACTCTTTGCCGCCTCTTCTCC ATGCCAAGTTGTTCTGTTGGATTGTAACTCTAATGGGTCGAAGTCGTTATTGGTTCCTCGGAATCTCATGAATTACGGCCTCACTAGAG TAAGCAGAAGGCTGAAGGTATGTCGACTCAGGGCTGGCTTCTGGGAGTCCATCAAATCCGG GAtcttgaataataataatacccAAGTGGTTGAACCTCCTTCCACGCTtcaggaagaggaagaagaaccCTTGCCTGAAGAGTTTGTTCTAACTGAGACAACATTACCAGATGGAAATATTGAACAAATAATATTCACGTCAGGTGGAGATGTTGATATATATGATCTTCAAGCTCTTTGTGATAAG GTAGGTTGGCCACGTAGACCACTGCCAAAGTTAGCTGCAGCCCTTAGAAACAGTTATATGGTAGCTGCACTGCATTCAACACTTAAGTCCCCTGTTTCAG AGGAGAATACACAAAAGAAGTTAATTGGTATGGCTCGTGCCACATCAGATCATGCATTCAACGCCACAATTTGGGATGTTCTTGTGGATCCTTCTTATCAG GGTCAAGGCCTTGGCAGGGCCCTAATTGAAAAGCTTATAAGGGCACTTTTGCAAAGGGATATTGGCAATATAACACTCTTTGCAGATAGTCAAG TGGTAGAGTTTTATCGGAATCTAGGTTTCGAACCCGACCCTGAAGGAATTAAAGGCATGTTCTGGTACCCACGACATTAG